In a single window of the Portunus trituberculatus isolate SZX2019 chromosome 9, ASM1759143v1, whole genome shotgun sequence genome:
- the LOC123501367 gene encoding protein C8orf37 homolog yields the protein MADDIDDLLDEVEESLSHNSSISSDRRVKHSKSESVKTDDLKDLLDDIDEPPLPRSAIPSHPSSPNISGKCNSPLLAGVSVQPGISTGVTQRACDRLRCLKCDMTVVTMDGFCWSSTIDYFFLRNNYPDLARLCARLEPQRVARAYACQCQHLSLTEPSSLAHLDGLKWVCGGHSPNSMADNHLKT from the exons ATGGCAGATGACATAGATGATCTGctggatgaggtggaggaaagcCTCAGTCACAACTCCAGCATCTCATCCGACAGGAGGGTGAAGCACAGTAAAAG TGAGAGCGTGAAGACAGATGACCTCAAGGACCTGTTAGATGACATTGATGAGCCTCCACTCCCACGCTCTGCCATCCCATCACACCCTTCTTCCCCGAACATTAGCGGCAAGTGCAACAGTCCCCTCCTAGCAGGTGTCTCTGTTCAGCCAGGCATCTCCACGGGAGTCACTCAGAG AGCGTGTGACCGCCTGCGCTGCCTGAAGTGTGACATGACAGTGGTGACGATGGATGGCTTCTGCTGGTCCAGTACCATCGACTACTTCTTCCTGCGCAACAACTACCCTGACCTGGCCCGGCTGTGTGCCCGCCTGGAGCCACAGCGCGTGGCCCGTGCCTACGCCTGCCAGTGTCAGcacctctctctcactgagCCCTCCAGCCTGGCCCACCTTGACGGACTAAAGTGGGTGTGTGGCGGCCATTCCCCTAATAGCATGGCTGATAACCATCTCAAAACCTAG